A single genomic interval of Acidovorax sp. 1608163 harbors:
- a CDS encoding ABC transporter ATP-binding protein — translation MTTKKIGDVILDVKNISLRFGGVKALTDISFNVKEHEIRAIIGPNGAGKSSMLNCINGVYTPSEGSITFRGKTFDHMNSRQVAEMGVARTFQNLALFKGMSVIDNIMTGRNLKIKSNLLMQALRIGPAEREEIRHREYVEHIIDFLEIQAYRKTPVGQLPYGLQKRVDLGRALAMEPQVLLLDEPMAGMNVEEKQDMCRFILDVNDEFGTTIVLIEHDMGVVMDISDRVVVLDYGKKIGDGSPDEVRSNEDVISAYLGTSH, via the coding sequence ATGACCACCAAGAAGATCGGCGACGTCATCCTCGACGTCAAGAACATCAGCCTCCGGTTTGGCGGCGTGAAGGCGCTCACCGACATCTCCTTCAATGTCAAGGAGCATGAGATCCGCGCCATCATCGGCCCCAACGGCGCGGGCAAGAGCTCCATGCTCAACTGCATCAACGGCGTGTACACGCCATCCGAGGGCTCCATCACCTTCCGGGGCAAGACGTTTGACCACATGAATTCGCGCCAGGTGGCCGAGATGGGCGTGGCGCGCACGTTCCAGAACCTGGCGCTGTTCAAGGGCATGAGCGTGATTGACAACATCATGACCGGCCGCAACCTCAAGATCAAAAGCAACCTGCTGATGCAGGCGCTGCGCATCGGCCCGGCCGAGCGCGAGGAAATCCGCCACCGCGAATACGTCGAGCACATCATCGACTTCCTGGAAATCCAGGCCTACCGCAAGACACCCGTGGGCCAGCTGCCCTACGGCCTGCAAAAGCGCGTGGACCTGGGCCGCGCCCTGGCCATGGAGCCGCAGGTGCTGCTGCTGGACGAGCCCATGGCTGGCATGAACGTGGAAGAAAAGCAGGACATGTGCCGCTTCATCCTGGACGTGAACGACGAGTTCGGCACCACCATCGTGCTGATCGAGCACGACATGGGCGTGGTGATGGACATCAGCGACCGCGTGGTGGTGCTGGACTACGGCAAGAAGATCGGCGACGGCAGCCCCGACGAAGTGCGCAGCAACGAAGACGTGATCAGTGCCTATCTCGGCACCTCGCACTGA
- a CDS encoding branched-chain amino acid ABC transporter permease: protein MLYRENGQFKTSYRSDQQIFPIAQDRIAIGLILAVAFLVVPAFASDYIFRAILIPFVIMALAALGVNILVGYCGQISLGSGAFMAVGAYGAYNFFVRFPGMPLIPALILGGLCATFFGILFGLPSLRVKGLYLAVATLAAQFFSDWMFLRIKWFTNNSDSGSVSVNGLQVLGMPIESATSKYLFCLAILVVVALLAKNLVRGAIGREWMAIRDMDVAAAVIGIRPMYAKLSAFAVSSFIVGMAGALWAFVHLGAWEPAAFSVEISFRLLFMVIIGGLGSVMGAFFGAAFIVVLPIVLNQFLPALVGLFGIEISTAGVSHAELMIFGALIVWFLIVEPHGLAKLWSTAKQKLRLWPFPH from the coding sequence ATGCTCTACCGCGAAAACGGCCAGTTCAAGACCAGCTACCGCTCCGACCAGCAGATTTTCCCCATCGCGCAGGACCGCATTGCCATCGGGCTCATCCTGGCGGTGGCCTTTCTGGTGGTGCCTGCATTTGCCAGCGACTACATCTTCCGCGCCATCCTGATCCCCTTCGTCATCATGGCGCTGGCGGCCCTGGGGGTGAACATTCTGGTGGGCTACTGCGGGCAGATCTCGCTGGGCTCGGGCGCCTTCATGGCCGTGGGGGCCTACGGGGCGTACAACTTCTTTGTGCGCTTTCCAGGCATGCCGCTGATCCCGGCGCTGATCCTGGGCGGGCTGTGCGCCACGTTCTTCGGCATCCTGTTCGGGCTGCCCAGCCTGCGCGTGAAGGGCTTGTACCTGGCCGTGGCGACGCTGGCGGCACAGTTCTTCAGCGACTGGATGTTCCTGCGCATCAAGTGGTTCACCAACAACTCCGACTCTGGCTCGGTGTCGGTCAACGGCCTGCAGGTGCTTGGCATGCCGATTGAAAGCGCCACCAGCAAATACCTCTTTTGCCTGGCCATTTTGGTGGTGGTGGCCCTGCTGGCCAAGAACCTGGTGCGCGGCGCGATTGGCCGCGAGTGGATGGCGATTCGCGACATGGACGTGGCCGCCGCAGTGATCGGCATCCGCCCCATGTACGCCAAGCTCAGCGCGTTTGCCGTGAGCTCCTTCATCGTGGGCATGGCCGGTGCGCTGTGGGCCTTTGTGCACCTGGGCGCGTGGGAGCCTGCGGCCTTCTCGGTCGAAATCTCGTTCCGCCTCTTGTTCATGGTGATCATCGGCGGACTGGGCTCGGTGATGGGCGCGTTCTTTGGCGCCGCCTTCATCGTGGTGCTGCCCATCGTGCTCAACCAGTTCCTGCCCGCGCTCGTGGGTCTGTTCGGTATCGAGATTTCCACGGCAGGCGTCTCGCACGCCGAGCTGATGATTTTTGGCGCACTGATCGTGTGGTTCCTGATCGTGGAGCCGCATGGCCTGGCCAAGCTGTGGTCCACCGCCAAGCAAAAACTCCGCCTCTGGCCCTTCCCCCATTGA
- a CDS encoding branched-chain amino acid ABC transporter permease — protein MAFFLETLIGGLMAGMLYSLVALGFVLIYKASGVFNFAQGAMVLFAALAMARFAEWIPKWTGIDNPIVANLAAFVIAGAIMFVVAWLIEKLVLRHLVNQEGATLLMATLGITYFLEGLGQTLFGSDIYKIDVGMPKEPIFALESMFQGGILINKEDVIAAAIAAALVALLSVFFQKTSTGRALRAVADDHQAAQSIGIPLNRIWVIVWCVAGVVALVAGMIWGSKLGVQFSLTTVALRALPVVILGGLTSVPGAIIGGLIIGVGEKLSEVYLGPFVGGGIEIWFAYVLALVFLLFRPQGLFGEKIIDRV, from the coding sequence ATGGCATTCTTTCTCGAAACACTGATCGGCGGCCTCATGGCCGGCATGCTGTATTCGCTGGTGGCGCTGGGCTTTGTGCTGATCTACAAGGCCTCGGGCGTGTTCAACTTTGCGCAGGGCGCCATGGTGCTGTTTGCAGCCCTGGCCATGGCGCGCTTTGCCGAGTGGATTCCGAAGTGGACCGGCATCGACAACCCCATCGTGGCCAACCTGGCCGCCTTCGTGATTGCGGGCGCCATCATGTTCGTGGTGGCCTGGCTGATTGAAAAGCTGGTGCTGCGCCACCTGGTGAACCAGGAAGGAGCCACGCTGCTGATGGCCACGCTGGGCATCACCTACTTCCTCGAAGGGCTAGGCCAGACGCTGTTTGGCAGCGACATCTACAAGATCGACGTGGGCATGCCCAAGGAGCCGATCTTTGCGCTGGAGTCCATGTTCCAGGGCGGCATCCTGATCAACAAGGAAGATGTGATTGCCGCCGCCATTGCCGCCGCGCTGGTGGCCCTGCTGTCGGTGTTCTTCCAAAAGACCTCCACCGGCCGCGCCCTGCGCGCCGTGGCCGACGACCACCAGGCCGCCCAGTCCATTGGCATCCCGCTCAACCGCATCTGGGTGATCGTGTGGTGCGTGGCCGGTGTCGTGGCCCTGGTGGCCGGGATGATCTGGGGCAGCAAGCTGGGTGTGCAGTTCTCGCTCACCACGGTGGCCCTGCGGGCGCTGCCAGTGGTGATCCTGGGTGGCCTCACTTCGGTGCCCGGCGCCATCATCGGCGGGCTGATCATCGGCGTGGGCGAGAAGCTGTCGGAGGTGTACCTGGGCCCGTTCGTGGGCGGGGGCATCGAGATCTGGTTTGCGTATGTGCTGGCGCTGGTGTTTCTCTTGTTCAGACCGCAAGGTTTGTTCGGAGAGAAGATCATTGACCGCGTGTAA